One Scylla paramamosain isolate STU-SP2022 chromosome 7, ASM3559412v1, whole genome shotgun sequence DNA window includes the following coding sequences:
- the LOC135102383 gene encoding uncharacterized protein LOC135102383 isoform X1 produces MSPRACLPLSVKLKLLADQEKGFGPKCLMKKYNIKKSTYYRILSEKEAIRNFALRSEFKNKLETDEEEGDNHPGNVENEVKQEIKEDESQEERQCDTPQSFEGVNKAVMQWYSEKEAEGVEVNKADIDEAAEQLAQKLGFTDFKLNSSGWPLRFRKAQSIVKTPSTENVNDEEKETPKPKVRKDLRIQDQITAFQRLQAGETAQRIADDLGVSKSTILRVKKRLKDTLFTPSLDPKYQIRVESLKTRKKNESAVKEKLNFCKEENSMSETSHDSDSNKESLWASIEQRKRLRCIKNGMSNKERGLNQEEKIEAIAQYKSGITVKEIARNFGVSISTIQRVKKKFSKSHKISMKNYLKLEQKVNVLERLDEGESIVEIADDLRVNETTIRSIKKNKIKIMNVYRASLSSIGLPLSPPQKIVSVNEKIEERLLAWINDMKQKKMPLSTAMIQKKALMIQVNIAQEEGSSSSQTFTPTRDWLDTFKRQHDIQQIIDEDSESGSDSYDERYCKAGPKSMKRRIIGHKKGHGPFNSTQHTSAPPEVGMKLSQFAAGLREMYLDSSLPADPYRCNVFTPRVLLIRSEEEEDVIKKYTTPDVKNEPVSEEETWLTAHTNPYSDSDWEEENWDTHSLTEVGKSKDSVRKKRKKTSSEYNKKRRRLSDGDNSDDKSVADYNRSNFVSVPIKQEPQSSLDSVHSNVPMAVLPAGSTYVPPLPMFQMQAGGLTVFMPESQQMMMQHPINYPHNNSSELFMNQQQIRGRTVASSPSCQFSDIQSEASVEPNIRQDNENMIVMPLGRDLCEPEKSRQFPLSHPDSVVCDSLEKAKRDRAAAIAESIGNTVEGSSNKMLSVLTFKLLELNNKNLICDERIEKAREDYEKTVAHIEAEKKINDKEIDKVLAAIQEWKEAKSHSST; encoded by the exons atgtcTCCAAGAGCTTGTTTACCACTCAGTGTGAAACTGAAACTCTTGGCTGATCAAGAGAAAGGATTTGGTCCCAAGTGTTTAATGAAAAAGTACAACATAAAGAAATCAACATATTATCGAATACTTAGTGAGAAGGAAGCAATAAGAAATTTTGCCCTCAGAAGTGAGTTTAAAAATAAGCTAGaaacagatgaagaagagggagataaccATCCTGGAAATGTTGAGAatgaagtaaaacaagaaattaaagaagatgaAAGCCAAGAGGAAAGGCAGTGTGATACACCACAGTCTTTTGAAGGTGTTAATAAGGCAGTGATGCAATGGTACAGTGAAAAGGAGGCAGAAGGTGTGGAAGTGAACAAAGCAGACATTGATGAAGCTGCCGAACAGCTGGCACAGAAGTTGGGCTTCACAGACTTCAAACTGAATAGCAGTGGCTGGCCACTCAGATTTAGGAAGGCCCAGAGCATTGTGAAGACACCCAGCACT gaaaatgtgaatgatgaggagaaagagacacCTAAACCAAAAGTAAGGAAAGACCTTAGAATACAAGATCAAATAACAGCCTTTCAACGACTCCAAGCTGGAGAGACTGCACAACGGATTGCTGACGACCTGGGTGTGAGCAAGTCAACAATCCTCAGGGTCAAAAAGAGACTTAAGGATACTCTTTTTACACCGTCATTGGATCCAAAATATCAGATTAGGGTTGAAAGCctgaaaaccagaaaaaaaaatgaaagtgcagtaaaagaaaaattaaacttttGTAAAGAAGAGAACAGCATGTCAGAGACTTCACATGACTCTGATAGTAATAAGGAATCTTTGTGGGCCTCCATAGAACAAAGGAAAAGGCTAAGATGCATAAAAAATGGAATGTCAAATAAAGAAAGGGGTCTAAATCAGGAAGAGAAAATTGAGGCCATTGCTCAGTATAAATCAGGAATCACAGTAAAAGAGATTGCACGTAACTTTGGTGTGAGTATCTCAACTATCCAACGTGTCAAGAAGAAATTTTCAAAATCTCACAAAATATCGATGAAGAATTATCTGAAACTTGAACAGAAAGTCAATGTCTTAGAACGGCTTGATGAAGGTGAAAGCATAGTGGAAATTGCAGATGATTTAAGAGTGAATGAGACTACCATTAGAAGTattaagaagaataaaataaaaatcatgaaTGTCTATAGGGCTAGTTTAAGCTCAATAGGTTTGCCTTTATCTCCGCCCCAAAAAATAGTAAGTGTGAatgagaaaatagaggaaagactGTTGGCCTGGATTAATGACATGAAGCAGAAGAAGATGCCATTGAGCACTGCCATGATCCAGAAGAAGGCACTCATGATCCAGGTAAACATTGCACAAGAGGAAGGCAGCTCCTCCTCTCAGACCTTCACTCCCACTAGGGACTGGCTAGACACTTTCAAGAGACAACACGACATCCAGCAA ATCATAGATGAAGACAGTGAGTCAGGAAGTGATTCATATGATGAGAGGTACTGCAAGGCAGGTCCAAAGTCAATGAAGAGACGCATTATTGGACACAAAAAAGGTCATGGTCCATTCAATTCTACACAGCACACCTCTGCGCCCCCTGAAG tgGGCATGAAGCTGAGCCAGTTTGCTGCTGGGCTGCGAGAAATGTACTTGGACAGCAGCCTGCCTGCAGACCCCTACAGGTGTAATGTCTTCACTCCAAGAGTCCTTCTCATACgttcagaagaagaagaagacgttaTTAAAAAGTATACCACACCAGATgt GAAAAATGAACCTGTAAGTGAAGAGGAGACATGGTTAACTGCACACACTAATCCATACAGTGATTCAGACTGGGAAGAAGAGAACTGGGATACACATTCCCTTACAGAAGTTGGTAAATCAAAAGATAgcgtaaggaaaaaaaggaagaaaacaagtagtgaatataacaagaaaaggagaagactgTCAGATGGAGATAACAGTGATGACAAATCAGTTGCAGATTACAACAGAAGTAATTTTGTGAGTGTTCCTATAAAGCAAGAACCACAGAGCTCATTAGACTCAGTTCATTCCAATGTTCCAATGGCTGTATTACCTGCTGGCAGTACGTACGTTCCTCCGCTCCCCATGTTCCAGATGCAAGCAGGTGGATTGACTGTATTTATGCCTGAGTCCCAGCAAATGATGATGCAGCATCCTATTAACTACCCGCATAATAACTCTAGTGAATTATTTATGAATCAACAGCAAATAAGAGGTCGGACTGTTGCAAGTAGCCCCTCGTGTCAGTTTAGTGATATTCAAAGTGAAGCAAGTGTTGAACCAAATATAAGgcaagataatgaaaatatgatTGTGATGCCCCTTGGAAGAGACCTTTGTGAGCCAGAAAAATCCAGACAGTTTCCTTTATCTCACCCAGACTCAGTTGTATGTGATTCTCTAGAGAAAGCTAAAAGAGACAGAGCAGCAGCTATTGCAGAAAGTATTGGAAATACAGTAGAGGGATCATCAAATAAGATGCTTAGTGTCTTGACATTTAAGTTATtagaattaaataacaaaaacctAATTTGTGATGAAAGAATTGAAAAAGCAAGAGAAGATTATGAAAAGACGGTAGCACATATTGaagcagagaaaaagataaatgacaAGGAAATTGATAAAGTTCTGGCTGCTATTCAGGAGTGGAAGGAAGCAAAGAGTCACTCGAGTACCTAG
- the LOC135102383 gene encoding uncharacterized protein LOC135102383 isoform X2, whose product MSPRACLPLSVKLKLLADQEKGFGPKCLMKKYNIKKSTYYRILSEKEAIRNFALRSEFKNKLETDEEEGDNHPGNVENEVKQEIKEDESQEERQCDTPQSFEGVNKAVMQWYSEKEAEGVEVNKADIDEAAEQLAQKLGFTDFKLNSSGWPLRFRKAQSIVKTPSTENVNDEEKETPKPKVRKDLRIQDQITAFQRLQAGETAQRIADDLGVSKSTILRVKKRLKDTLFTPSLDPKYQIRVESLKTRKKNESAVKEKLNFCKEENSMSETSHDSDSNKESLWASIEQRKRLRCIKNGMSNKERGLNQEEKIEAIAQYKSGITVKEIARNFGVSISTIQRVKKKFSKSHKISMKNYLKLEQKVNVLERLDEGESIVEIADDLRVNETTIRSIKKNKIKIMNVYRASLSSIGLPLSPPQKIVSVNEKIEERLLAWINDMKQKKMPLSTAMIQKKALMIQVNIAQEEGSSSSQTFTPTRDWLDTFKRQHDIQQIIDEDSESGSDSYDERYCKAGPKSMKRRIIGHKKGHGPFNSTQHTSAPPEVGMKLSQFAAGLREMYLDSSLPADPYRCNVFTPRVLLIRSEEEEDVIKKKNEPVSEEETWLTAHTNPYSDSDWEEENWDTHSLTEVGKSKDSVRKKRKKTSSEYNKKRRRLSDGDNSDDKSVADYNRSNFVSVPIKQEPQSSLDSVHSNVPMAVLPAGSTYVPPLPMFQMQAGGLTVFMPESQQMMMQHPINYPHNNSSELFMNQQQIRGRTVASSPSCQFSDIQSEASVEPNIRQDNENMIVMPLGRDLCEPEKSRQFPLSHPDSVVCDSLEKAKRDRAAAIAESIGNTVEGSSNKMLSVLTFKLLELNNKNLICDERIEKAREDYEKTVAHIEAEKKINDKEIDKVLAAIQEWKEAKSHSST is encoded by the exons atgtcTCCAAGAGCTTGTTTACCACTCAGTGTGAAACTGAAACTCTTGGCTGATCAAGAGAAAGGATTTGGTCCCAAGTGTTTAATGAAAAAGTACAACATAAAGAAATCAACATATTATCGAATACTTAGTGAGAAGGAAGCAATAAGAAATTTTGCCCTCAGAAGTGAGTTTAAAAATAAGCTAGaaacagatgaagaagagggagataaccATCCTGGAAATGTTGAGAatgaagtaaaacaagaaattaaagaagatgaAAGCCAAGAGGAAAGGCAGTGTGATACACCACAGTCTTTTGAAGGTGTTAATAAGGCAGTGATGCAATGGTACAGTGAAAAGGAGGCAGAAGGTGTGGAAGTGAACAAAGCAGACATTGATGAAGCTGCCGAACAGCTGGCACAGAAGTTGGGCTTCACAGACTTCAAACTGAATAGCAGTGGCTGGCCACTCAGATTTAGGAAGGCCCAGAGCATTGTGAAGACACCCAGCACT gaaaatgtgaatgatgaggagaaagagacacCTAAACCAAAAGTAAGGAAAGACCTTAGAATACAAGATCAAATAACAGCCTTTCAACGACTCCAAGCTGGAGAGACTGCACAACGGATTGCTGACGACCTGGGTGTGAGCAAGTCAACAATCCTCAGGGTCAAAAAGAGACTTAAGGATACTCTTTTTACACCGTCATTGGATCCAAAATATCAGATTAGGGTTGAAAGCctgaaaaccagaaaaaaaaatgaaagtgcagtaaaagaaaaattaaacttttGTAAAGAAGAGAACAGCATGTCAGAGACTTCACATGACTCTGATAGTAATAAGGAATCTTTGTGGGCCTCCATAGAACAAAGGAAAAGGCTAAGATGCATAAAAAATGGAATGTCAAATAAAGAAAGGGGTCTAAATCAGGAAGAGAAAATTGAGGCCATTGCTCAGTATAAATCAGGAATCACAGTAAAAGAGATTGCACGTAACTTTGGTGTGAGTATCTCAACTATCCAACGTGTCAAGAAGAAATTTTCAAAATCTCACAAAATATCGATGAAGAATTATCTGAAACTTGAACAGAAAGTCAATGTCTTAGAACGGCTTGATGAAGGTGAAAGCATAGTGGAAATTGCAGATGATTTAAGAGTGAATGAGACTACCATTAGAAGTattaagaagaataaaataaaaatcatgaaTGTCTATAGGGCTAGTTTAAGCTCAATAGGTTTGCCTTTATCTCCGCCCCAAAAAATAGTAAGTGTGAatgagaaaatagaggaaagactGTTGGCCTGGATTAATGACATGAAGCAGAAGAAGATGCCATTGAGCACTGCCATGATCCAGAAGAAGGCACTCATGATCCAGGTAAACATTGCACAAGAGGAAGGCAGCTCCTCCTCTCAGACCTTCACTCCCACTAGGGACTGGCTAGACACTTTCAAGAGACAACACGACATCCAGCAA ATCATAGATGAAGACAGTGAGTCAGGAAGTGATTCATATGATGAGAGGTACTGCAAGGCAGGTCCAAAGTCAATGAAGAGACGCATTATTGGACACAAAAAAGGTCATGGTCCATTCAATTCTACACAGCACACCTCTGCGCCCCCTGAAG tgGGCATGAAGCTGAGCCAGTTTGCTGCTGGGCTGCGAGAAATGTACTTGGACAGCAGCCTGCCTGCAGACCCCTACAGGTGTAATGTCTTCACTCCAAGAGTCCTTCTCATACgttcagaagaagaagaagacgttaTTAAAAA GAAAAATGAACCTGTAAGTGAAGAGGAGACATGGTTAACTGCACACACTAATCCATACAGTGATTCAGACTGGGAAGAAGAGAACTGGGATACACATTCCCTTACAGAAGTTGGTAAATCAAAAGATAgcgtaaggaaaaaaaggaagaaaacaagtagtgaatataacaagaaaaggagaagactgTCAGATGGAGATAACAGTGATGACAAATCAGTTGCAGATTACAACAGAAGTAATTTTGTGAGTGTTCCTATAAAGCAAGAACCACAGAGCTCATTAGACTCAGTTCATTCCAATGTTCCAATGGCTGTATTACCTGCTGGCAGTACGTACGTTCCTCCGCTCCCCATGTTCCAGATGCAAGCAGGTGGATTGACTGTATTTATGCCTGAGTCCCAGCAAATGATGATGCAGCATCCTATTAACTACCCGCATAATAACTCTAGTGAATTATTTATGAATCAACAGCAAATAAGAGGTCGGACTGTTGCAAGTAGCCCCTCGTGTCAGTTTAGTGATATTCAAAGTGAAGCAAGTGTTGAACCAAATATAAGgcaagataatgaaaatatgatTGTGATGCCCCTTGGAAGAGACCTTTGTGAGCCAGAAAAATCCAGACAGTTTCCTTTATCTCACCCAGACTCAGTTGTATGTGATTCTCTAGAGAAAGCTAAAAGAGACAGAGCAGCAGCTATTGCAGAAAGTATTGGAAATACAGTAGAGGGATCATCAAATAAGATGCTTAGTGTCTTGACATTTAAGTTATtagaattaaataacaaaaacctAATTTGTGATGAAAGAATTGAAAAAGCAAGAGAAGATTATGAAAAGACGGTAGCACATATTGaagcagagaaaaagataaatgacaAGGAAATTGATAAAGTTCTGGCTGCTATTCAGGAGTGGAAGGAAGCAAAGAGTCACTCGAGTACCTAG